Proteins encoded in a region of the Streptomyces sp. PCS3-D2 genome:
- a CDS encoding thioesterase family protein, producing MTTGDALPESYYERTGGHRYKPTAHAGGAWNTGEQHFSPLTGLVVHAIDGHLAGRPAPSALARISYDILGRIALDECEITVETLRPGRTIELLEATVAIGGRPVVRARAWLLATLDSSSVADSPHEPLPAPGELDVWAMDEEWDGGFVSSIEVRRTPPSRRGRTAAWVSSPLTLVAGEPSSALASYVALVDTANGVAAQQDPTAWMFPNLDLTIHLHRQPRGPWTGLDTTVTFGPSGQGLTSSVLHDLDGPVGHAEQILTVRPLP from the coding sequence GTGACCACCGGCGACGCCCTGCCCGAGAGCTACTACGAGCGGACGGGCGGCCACCGCTACAAGCCCACCGCCCACGCGGGCGGTGCGTGGAACACCGGCGAGCAGCACTTCAGCCCGCTCACCGGCCTCGTGGTGCACGCGATCGACGGACACCTGGCGGGGCGGCCCGCACCGTCGGCACTCGCGCGGATCAGCTACGACATCCTCGGCCGTATCGCCCTCGACGAGTGCGAGATCACCGTCGAGACCCTGCGCCCGGGCCGCACCATCGAGCTGCTGGAGGCGACCGTGGCCATCGGCGGCCGGCCGGTGGTCCGCGCCCGCGCCTGGCTGCTGGCGACCCTGGACTCCTCCTCGGTGGCCGACAGCCCGCACGAGCCCCTCCCCGCTCCCGGGGAACTCGACGTCTGGGCCATGGACGAGGAATGGGACGGCGGCTTCGTCTCCTCCATCGAGGTCCGCCGGACGCCGCCCTCCCGCCGCGGCCGCACGGCGGCCTGGGTGTCCTCGCCGCTCACCCTGGTCGCGGGCGAGCCCAGCAGCGCCCTCGCCTCGTACGTCGCCCTGGTGGACACCGCGAACGGCGTCGCGGCCCAGCAGGACCCCACCGCGTGGATGTTCCCGAACCTCGACCTGACGATCCACCTGCACCGACAGCCGCGCGGCCCATGGACCGGCCTGGACACCACCGTCACCTTCGGCCCGTCGGGTCAGGGGCTCACCAGCAGCGTCCTGCACGATCTCGACGGCCCGGTCGGCCACGCCGAACAGATCCTCACGGTCCGCCCGCTGCCCTAG
- a CDS encoding LysR family transcriptional regulator: MGEENTIPLAHRVPDLGALELLLAVARMGSLSGAARRLGITQPAASSRIRAMETRLGVALVDRSPRGSTLTAEGALVTDWARRVVEAAEAFDAGAQALRGRRDSRLRVAASMTIAEYLLPGWLIALRGQRPDTAVSLHAGNSALVVQRVLAHEADLGFVEGLTVPEGLDSAVIAQDRLVVAVASAHPWARRARGVEAAELAATPLILRERGSGTRQVLDAALAGHGGLAAPLLELASTTAVKAAALGGAGPCVLSELAVVDELAARRLVAVPVTGAGLGRALRAVWPAGARPAGPARDLLSLTRGTAQGPGRRTDPRASDGP; encoded by the coding sequence ATGGGTGAGGAGAACACGATTCCGCTGGCACACCGCGTACCGGACCTGGGTGCACTGGAGCTGCTGCTCGCGGTGGCCCGGATGGGCAGCCTGAGCGGCGCGGCCCGGCGGCTGGGCATCACCCAGCCCGCGGCGAGCAGCCGGATCCGGGCAATGGAGACCCGGCTGGGCGTCGCCCTGGTGGACCGCTCCCCGCGTGGCTCGACGCTGACGGCCGAAGGCGCGCTGGTCACGGACTGGGCCCGGCGGGTGGTGGAGGCGGCCGAGGCCTTCGACGCGGGCGCACAGGCGCTGCGGGGGCGGCGGGACTCGCGGCTGCGGGTGGCGGCCAGCATGACGATCGCGGAGTACCTGTTGCCCGGGTGGTTGATCGCGCTGCGCGGTCAGCGTCCGGACACGGCGGTGTCACTGCACGCGGGCAACTCGGCGCTGGTCGTGCAGCGGGTCCTCGCGCACGAGGCCGACCTCGGCTTCGTGGAGGGGCTGACGGTGCCCGAGGGCCTGGACTCGGCGGTGATCGCGCAGGACCGGCTGGTCGTGGCGGTGGCGTCGGCGCACCCGTGGGCGCGGCGCGCGCGGGGCGTGGAGGCGGCGGAACTCGCCGCGACGCCGCTGATCCTGCGGGAGCGGGGATCGGGGACGCGGCAGGTGCTGGACGCGGCGCTCGCCGGGCACGGCGGGCTGGCCGCGCCGCTGCTGGAGCTGGCGTCGACGACGGCGGTGAAGGCGGCCGCGCTGGGCGGCGCCGGGCCGTGCGTGCTGTCGGAGCTCGCCGTGGTGGACGAGCTGGCGGCGCGCAGGCTGGTGGCGGTGCCGGTGACGGGCGCCGGGCTGGGCCGGGCCCTGCGGGCGGTGTGGCCCGCGGGCGCTCGCCCGGCGGGCCCGGCCCGGGACCTGCTGTCCCTGACCCGGGGCACCGCCCAGGGGCCGGGCCGGCGGACGGACCCCCGGGCATCGGACGGACCCTAG
- a CDS encoding TDT family transporter — MATTLVRPRPLTEPAPAAHKAPALRHLGPNWYASVMGTAMVANAGATLPYQLPGQRVACQLVWALSAAALAVLLVARAGHWLHHRDQARAHLLDPAVAPFYGCLSMALLAVGGGTLIVGRDLVGTGAAVAADTVLFTAGTAIGLVAAVAVPYLMVVRHKVEPGQASPVWLLPLVAPMVSAALGPLLIPHLPAGQPREAMLLACYAMFGTSLLATLLVLPLIFGRLVVGGPLPLALTPTLFLVLGPLGQSTTAVNQLADMAPGAVGAPYADALAGFAVVYGVPVMGFALLWLALAGCMLVRAARGGMGFAMTWWALTFPVGTCVTGAAGLARHTGLTALGWLAAALFLALLTAWLLAAAHTLRGLFTGRLLAG, encoded by the coding sequence ATGGCCACCACCCTCGTGCGACCCCGCCCCCTCACCGAGCCCGCGCCCGCCGCCCACAAGGCACCTGCGCTGCGCCACCTCGGCCCCAACTGGTACGCCTCCGTCATGGGCACCGCGATGGTCGCCAACGCCGGTGCGACCCTCCCGTACCAGCTGCCCGGCCAGCGCGTGGCCTGCCAGCTCGTCTGGGCACTCTCCGCGGCCGCCCTCGCCGTCCTGCTGGTCGCCCGTGCCGGGCACTGGCTGCACCACCGCGACCAGGCCCGCGCCCACCTGCTCGACCCCGCCGTGGCCCCCTTCTACGGCTGCCTGTCCATGGCGCTGCTGGCCGTCGGCGGCGGCACCCTCATCGTCGGCAGGGACCTCGTCGGAACCGGCGCCGCCGTGGCCGCGGACACCGTGCTGTTCACCGCGGGCACGGCGATCGGCCTGGTCGCGGCTGTGGCCGTGCCCTACCTGATGGTGGTGCGCCACAAGGTCGAACCGGGGCAGGCGAGCCCGGTGTGGCTGCTCCCCCTCGTCGCCCCCATGGTCTCGGCCGCCCTCGGCCCGCTGCTGATCCCCCACCTGCCCGCCGGCCAGCCCCGCGAGGCCATGCTGCTCGCCTGCTACGCCATGTTCGGCACCAGCCTGCTCGCCACCCTGCTCGTGCTCCCCCTCATCTTCGGCCGGCTGGTCGTGGGCGGTCCCCTCCCCCTGGCCCTCACCCCCACCCTGTTCCTGGTCCTCGGTCCGCTCGGACAGTCCACCACCGCCGTGAACCAGCTCGCCGACATGGCCCCCGGGGCCGTCGGCGCCCCCTACGCCGACGCCCTCGCCGGCTTCGCGGTCGTCTACGGGGTGCCCGTGATGGGATTCGCCCTGCTCTGGCTGGCACTCGCCGGGTGCATGCTGGTGCGGGCGGCCCGGGGCGGCATGGGCTTCGCGATGACCTGGTGGGCGCTGACCTTCCCCGTGGGCACCTGTGTCACCGGCGCCGCCGGCCTGGCCCGCCACACCGGGCTCACCGCCCTCGGCTGGCTGGCCGCGGCACTCTTCCTCGCCCTGCTGACGGCCTGGCTCCTCGCCGCCGCCCACACCCTCCGGGGCCTGTTCACGGGCCGGCTGCTCGCCGGCTGA
- a CDS encoding IS110 family transposase, translated as MFEIEDVGVFLGLDVGKSSHHGHGLTPGGKKVFDKQLPNSEPKLRAVFDKLTAKFGTVLVIVDQPASIGALPLTVARDAGCQVAYLPGLAMRRIADLYPGEAKTDAKDAAVIADAARTMPHTLRSLELTDQITAELTVLVGFDQDLAAEATRTSNRIRGLLTQFHPSLERVLGPRLDHQAVTWLLERYGSPAALRKAGRRRLVELIRPKAPRMATRLIDDVFNALDEQTVVVPGTGTLDIVIPSLAASLAAVHTQRRAMEAQINALLEAHPLSPVLTSMPGVGVRTAAVLLVTVGDGTSFPTAAHLASYAGLAPTTKQSGTSIHGEHAPRGGNRQLKRAMFLSAFACMNADPASRAYYDKQRARGKTHTQALLRLARQRISVLFAMLRDGTFYESRTPTDVELAA; from the coding sequence ATGTTCGAGATCGAAGACGTGGGCGTGTTCCTGGGCCTGGACGTCGGCAAGAGCAGCCATCACGGTCATGGGCTCACCCCGGGCGGGAAGAAGGTCTTCGACAAGCAGCTGCCCAACAGCGAGCCCAAGCTGCGGGCCGTCTTCGACAAGCTGACCGCGAAGTTCGGCACCGTGCTGGTGATCGTGGACCAGCCCGCCTCCATCGGCGCCCTGCCACTGACCGTCGCCCGCGACGCGGGCTGCCAGGTCGCCTACCTGCCCGGACTGGCGATGCGCCGGATCGCCGACCTCTACCCGGGCGAGGCCAAGACCGACGCCAAGGACGCCGCCGTCATCGCGGACGCCGCCCGGACGATGCCGCACACCCTGCGCTCGCTGGAGCTGACCGACCAGATCACCGCCGAGCTGACCGTGCTCGTCGGCTTCGACCAGGACCTGGCCGCCGAGGCCACCCGCACCTCCAACCGGATACGGGGCCTGCTCACCCAGTTCCACCCCAGCCTGGAACGCGTCCTGGGCCCGCGCCTGGACCACCAGGCCGTGACCTGGCTGCTGGAGCGCTACGGATCCCCAGCCGCCCTGCGCAAGGCCGGACGCCGCAGACTCGTCGAGCTGATCCGCCCGAAGGCCCCGCGCATGGCCACCAGGCTGATCGACGACGTCTTCAACGCGCTCGACGAGCAGACCGTCGTCGTTCCCGGGACCGGCACCCTCGACATCGTCATCCCCTCCCTGGCCGCCTCGCTGGCCGCTGTCCACACCCAGCGCCGGGCGATGGAAGCCCAGATCAACGCCCTGCTGGAGGCTCACCCTCTTTCCCCGGTCCTGACGTCGATGCCCGGCGTCGGCGTCAGGACCGCCGCCGTCCTGCTGGTCACCGTCGGCGACGGCACCAGCTTCCCCACCGCCGCCCACCTCGCCTCCTACGCCGGCCTCGCCCCCACCACGAAGCAGTCCGGGACCTCGATCCATGGCGAACACGCACCCCGAGGCGGAAACCGGCAGCTCAAACGGGCGATGTTTCTCTCCGCCTTCGCCTGCATGAACGCCGACCCGGCCTCCCGCGCCTACTACGACAAGCAACGAGCACGCGGCAAAACCCACACCCAGGCCCTCCTCCGCCTCGCCCGCCAACGCATCAGCGTCCTGTTCGCCATGCTCCGCGACGGCACCTTCTACGAATCCCGGACACCGACGGACGTCGAGCTCGCCGCTTAG
- a CDS encoding gamma-glutamyl-gamma-aminobutyrate hydrolase family protein translates to MPRPLIGITTYVEESTRYGVWDLPTSLVPAGYYALVQAAGGAAVLLPPDEPGAAAEVLSRVDGLVVAGGPDLDPVHYGAARDPRTGPPATVRDHWELALINAALEADVPVLGICRGMQALNVALGGTLVQHIDGHVDTPDVTSWHPVRPVPGTRYAELVPEEAQVPTYHHQAVERLGRGLVVSAHALDGTVEAIELPDPARWALGVQWHPERDKDTRVMSSLIEAAAAHRGVPVA, encoded by the coding sequence GTGCCCAGGCCGCTCATCGGCATCACCACCTACGTCGAGGAATCCACCCGCTACGGGGTGTGGGACCTGCCTACGTCCCTCGTACCGGCCGGGTACTACGCACTCGTCCAGGCGGCGGGCGGCGCGGCCGTACTGCTGCCCCCGGACGAACCCGGTGCGGCGGCGGAGGTGTTGAGCCGGGTGGACGGCCTCGTGGTCGCGGGCGGCCCGGACCTGGACCCGGTCCACTACGGCGCCGCACGCGACCCCCGTACGGGCCCGCCCGCGACGGTCCGCGACCACTGGGAGCTGGCCCTGATCAACGCGGCGCTGGAGGCGGACGTGCCGGTGCTCGGCATCTGCCGGGGGATGCAGGCGCTGAACGTGGCCCTGGGCGGCACGCTGGTCCAGCACATCGACGGCCACGTCGACACCCCGGACGTCACCTCCTGGCACCCGGTGCGCCCCGTCCCGGGCACCCGGTACGCCGAGCTGGTCCCGGAGGAGGCGCAGGTACCGACCTACCACCATCAGGCGGTCGAGCGCCTGGGGCGCGGCCTGGTCGTCTCGGCGCACGCGCTCGACGGGACGGTGGAGGCGATCGAGCTGCCCGACCCGGCGCGCTGGGCGCTGGGCGTGCAGTGGCACCCGGAGCGTGACAAGGACACGCGGGTGATGTCCTCGCTGATCGAGGCGGCCGCGGCGCACCGCGGGGTTCCGGTGGCCTGA